A window of Pullulanibacillus sp. KACC 23026 genomic DNA:
GATTTTTGAGAAACCTAGGATGAGATAAATTAATTTGATCAATACCAAGCGAAGGGATATATCCAGTCTTATTAAAAGGGATAACGAGTTCATTATGACCTCCACCCCTTACGGCCTTAAAATACTTTGGACTTATACCCTCAATTGTTCTTTCATCCTTCCTATAGTAAGGAAAGGCAAACGTGACAGGTCTCTTAAATTTCTCTTCTGTTACGGAGTGCTGTTGATTCTCCAGCCAATTAAATAAGGGCTCAATTTCATCCGTGATCCAGGCTTGAACACCATGAAGGTTTGTATAATCAACTGAATTATTATGCTTAAACGTGTGATGAGCTATTTCATGACCGTGAGCCTGCAATTCAATTAACTTATCAATTTCCTCCTGAGTGTGTTCTCTTTGGCCCTCAAAATGATGAAAGGCATTAACATTGAATGTGGCCTTAATATCATAATAGCCAAATAACTCTCTTAATGTATCATACCAGCCATCCACTCTAAAACTATCATCAAATGAAAAGGCAATACCCGGTTTATTGAGATATTTAACTTTAAATTCTCCAAGTGAACTGGTGGCCTGCTGCTGTTTGACAAGTTGACTCAAATAATTAATATGCCTCCAATCATGGTAAATAATCCTTGCTTTTTTTTCAGCGTTCGTTAATAGATGTCTTATACGCATTGCCGTCTTTCTCCCCCTTTTCCTTTAAGCTATAATGCTCAACAATTTAGATATATCCGTTT
This region includes:
- a CDS encoding polysaccharide deacetylase family protein, with the protein product MRIRHLLTNAEKKARIIYHDWRHINYLSQLVKQQQATSSLGEFKVKYLNKPGIAFSFDDSFRVDGWYDTLRELFGYYDIKATFNVNAFHHFEGQREHTQEEIDKLIELQAHGHEIAHHTFKHNNSVDYTNLHGVQAWITDEIEPLFNWLENQQHSVTEEKFKRPVTFAFPYYRKDERTIEGISPKYFKAVRGGGHNELVIPFNKTGYIPSLGIDQINLSHPRFLKNLLKEIKQTEKNLVFTCHSVLPKHIDWDSFDYGEEALDAGKYRITPETLEFVIKEAKKNDLEFYTTAEIVGVATFIDRNFEKHIRKLLTISNDRWILIKDLLKIKELDLSNQDITNLDGIQYFLNLETLVINLNYIKDLRLLNKLQNLKHVIDSSSTPNKGLDASVTSGL